From Symphalangus syndactylus isolate Jambi chromosome X, NHGRI_mSymSyn1-v2.1_pri, whole genome shotgun sequence, the proteins below share one genomic window:
- the ZNF41 gene encoding zinc finger protein 41 isoform X7, whose amino-acid sequence MGTLPYGPRPWLQRDVAAHVRIVSLQASVSFEDVTVDFSREEWQHLDPAQRHLYWDVTLENYSHLLSVGYQVPKSEATFKLEQGEGPWMLEGEAPHQSCSEELWQDNDQLEQRQENQNNLLSHVKVLIKERGYEPKNIEKIIHVTTKLVPSIKGLHNCDTILKHTLNSHNHNRNSATKNLGKIFGNSNNFPRSPSSTKNENSKTGANSCEHDHYEKHLSHKQAPTHHQKIHPEEKLYVCTECVMGFTQKSHLFEHQRIHAGEKSRECDKSNKVFPQKPQVDVHPSVYTGEKPYLCTQCGKVFTLKSNLITHQKIHTGQKPYKCSECGKAFFQRSDLFRHLRIHTGEKPYECSECGKGFSQNSDLSIHQKTHTGEKHYECNECGKAFTRKSALRMHQRIHTGEKPYVCADCGKAFIQKSHFNTHQRIHTGEKPYECSDCGKSFTKKSQLHVHQRIHTGEKPYICTECGKVFTHRTNLTTHQKTHTGEKPYMCAECGKAFTDQSNLIKHQKTHTGEKPYKCNGCGKAFIWKSRLKIHQKSHIGERHYECKDCGKAFIQKSTLSVHQRIHTGEKPYVCPECGKAFIQKSHFIAHHRIHTGEKPYECSDCGKCFTKKSQLHVHQKIHTGEKPNICAECGKAFTDRSNLITHQKIHAREKPYECSDCGKTFTWKSRLNIHQKSHTGERHYECSKCGKAFIQKATLSMHQIIHTGKKPYACTECQKAFTDRSNLIKHHKTHSGEKRYKASD is encoded by the exons GATTGTGTCGTTACAGGCTTCAGTGTCATTTGAGGACGTGACTGTGGACTTCAGCAGGGAGGAGTGGCAGCACTTGGACCCTGCCCAGAGACACCTGTACTGGGATGTGACACTAGAGAACTACAGTCACCTGCTCTCAGTGG GGTACCAAGTTCCCAAGTCAGAGGCCACCTTCAAGTTGGAGCAAGGAGAGGGGCCATGGATGCTGGAGGGGGAAGCCCCACATCAGAGCTGTTCAG AAGAACTGTGGCAAGATAATGACCAGCTAGAGCAACGTCAGGAAAACCAGAATAACCTTTTAAGTCATGTGAAAGTATTGATTAAGGAGAGGGGCTATGAacctaaaaacattgaaaaaataattcatgtgaCTACCAAGCTTGTTCCTTCAATTAAAGGACTCCATAACTGTGACACAATTTTGAAGCATACTTTAAACTCACATAATCATAATAGAAACAGTGCAACAAAGAACCTTGGCAAGATTTTTGGAAATAGTAACAATTTCCCCCGTAGCCCTTCCTCTACTAAGAATGAGAATTCTAAGACGGGAGCAAATTCCTGTGAACATGATCACTATGAAAAACATCTCAGCCACAAACAAGCTCCCACCCACCATCAGAAAATTCATCCTGAGGAGAAGCTTTATGTGTGTACTGAATGTGTAATGGGCTTCACTCAGAAGTCACATCTGTTTGAGCATCAGAGAATTCATGCTGGAGAAAAGTCCCGTGAATGTGACAAAAGCAACAAAGTCTTCCCCCAGAAACCCCAGGTTGATGTACATCCAAGTGTTTATACAGGAGAAAAACCCTATCTGTGTACTCAATGTGGGAAAGTCTTTACCCTCAAATCAAACCTCATTACACATCAGAAAATTCATACtgggcagaaaccctacaaatgcagtgaatgtggaaaagccttttTCCAGAGATCAGACCTCTTTAGACATCTGAGAATTCATACAGGAGAAAAACCTTATGAATGCAGTGAATGTGGAAAAGGCTTCTCCCAGAACTCAGACCTCAGTATACATCAGAAAACTCATACCGGAGAGAAACACTATGAATGCAATGAATGTGGGAAGGCTTTCACAAGAAAATCAGCACTCAGGATGCATCAGAGAAtccacacaggagagaaaccttatgTATGCGCTGACTGTGGGAAGGCCTTCATCCAGAAATCACATTTCAACacacatcagagaattcatactggagaaaaaccgTATGAATGCAGTGACTGCGGGAAATCCTTCACTAAGAAGTCACAACTCCATGTGCATCAAAGAATTCACACCGGAGAGAAACCCTATATATGTACGGAATGTGGAAAGGTCTTCACTCACAGGACAAACCTCACCACACATCAGAAAACTCATACTGGGGAAAAACCCTATATGTGTGCTGAATGTGGAAAGGCTTTTACTGACCAGTCAAATCTCATTAAACACCAGaaaactcacactggagagaaaccctataagTGCAACGGCTGTGGAAAAGCCTTCATATGGAAGTCACGCCTCAAAATACATCAGAAATCTCATATTGGAGAGAGACACTATGAATGCAAGGACTGCGGGAAAGCCTTCATCCAGAAATCAACACTAAGCGTGCATCAGAGAATccatacaggagagaaaccctacgTTTGTCCTGAATGCGGGAAGGCTTTTATCCAGAAATCGCACTTCATTGCGCATCATAGAATccatactggagagaagccttATGAATGCAGTGACTGTGGGAAATGCTTCACTAAGAAGTCACAACTCCATGTGCATCAGAAAATCCACACAGGTGAAAAGCCCAATATATGTGCTGAATGTGGAAAGGCCTTCACTGACCGATCAAATCTCATAACGCATCAGAAAATCCACGCTagggagaaaccctatgaatgcagTGACTGCGGGAAAACCTTCACCTGGAAGTCACGCCTCAATATACATCAGAAGTCTCATACTGGAGAAAGACACTATGAATGTAGTAAATGTGGGAAAGCTTTCATCCAGAAAGCCACACTAAGTATGCATCAGATAATTCATACAGGAAAGAAACCTTATGCTTGTACAGAATGTCAGAAGGCCTTTACTGACAGATCGAATCTCATTAAACACCATAAAACGCATAGTGGAGAAAAACGCTATAAAGCCAGTGACTGA
- the ZNF41 gene encoding zinc finger protein 41 isoform X8 → MLEGEAPHQSCSGEAIGKMQQQGIPGGIFFHCERFDQPIGEDSLCSILEELWQDNDQLEQRQENQNNLLSHVKVLIKERGYEPKNIEKIIHVTTKLVPSIKGLHNCDTILKHTLNSHNHNRNSATKNLGKIFGNSNNFPRSPSSTKNENSKTGANSCEHDHYEKHLSHKQAPTHHQKIHPEEKLYVCTECVMGFTQKSHLFEHQRIHAGEKSRECDKSNKVFPQKPQVDVHPSVYTGEKPYLCTQCGKVFTLKSNLITHQKIHTGQKPYKCSECGKAFFQRSDLFRHLRIHTGEKPYECSECGKGFSQNSDLSIHQKTHTGEKHYECNECGKAFTRKSALRMHQRIHTGEKPYVCADCGKAFIQKSHFNTHQRIHTGEKPYECSDCGKSFTKKSQLHVHQRIHTGEKPYICTECGKVFTHRTNLTTHQKTHTGEKPYMCAECGKAFTDQSNLIKHQKTHTGEKPYKCNGCGKAFIWKSRLKIHQKSHIGERHYECKDCGKAFIQKSTLSVHQRIHTGEKPYVCPECGKAFIQKSHFIAHHRIHTGEKPYECSDCGKCFTKKSQLHVHQKIHTGEKPNICAECGKAFTDRSNLITHQKIHAREKPYECSDCGKTFTWKSRLNIHQKSHTGERHYECSKCGKAFIQKATLSMHQIIHTGKKPYACTECQKAFTDRSNLIKHHKTHSGEKRYKASD, encoded by the exons ATGCTGGAGGGGGAAGCCCCACATCAGAGCTGTTCAG gtgaGGCTATTGGGAAAATGCAGCAACAGGGAATTCCTGGAGGAATTTTCTTCCACTGTGAGAGATTTGATCAACCCATAGGAGAAGATTCATTGTGTTCTATTTTAGAAGAACTGTGGCAAGATAATGACCAGCTAGAGCAACGTCAGGAAAACCAGAATAACCTTTTAAGTCATGTGAAAGTATTGATTAAGGAGAGGGGCTATGAacctaaaaacattgaaaaaataattcatgtgaCTACCAAGCTTGTTCCTTCAATTAAAGGACTCCATAACTGTGACACAATTTTGAAGCATACTTTAAACTCACATAATCATAATAGAAACAGTGCAACAAAGAACCTTGGCAAGATTTTTGGAAATAGTAACAATTTCCCCCGTAGCCCTTCCTCTACTAAGAATGAGAATTCTAAGACGGGAGCAAATTCCTGTGAACATGATCACTATGAAAAACATCTCAGCCACAAACAAGCTCCCACCCACCATCAGAAAATTCATCCTGAGGAGAAGCTTTATGTGTGTACTGAATGTGTAATGGGCTTCACTCAGAAGTCACATCTGTTTGAGCATCAGAGAATTCATGCTGGAGAAAAGTCCCGTGAATGTGACAAAAGCAACAAAGTCTTCCCCCAGAAACCCCAGGTTGATGTACATCCAAGTGTTTATACAGGAGAAAAACCCTATCTGTGTACTCAATGTGGGAAAGTCTTTACCCTCAAATCAAACCTCATTACACATCAGAAAATTCATACtgggcagaaaccctacaaatgcagtgaatgtggaaaagccttttTCCAGAGATCAGACCTCTTTAGACATCTGAGAATTCATACAGGAGAAAAACCTTATGAATGCAGTGAATGTGGAAAAGGCTTCTCCCAGAACTCAGACCTCAGTATACATCAGAAAACTCATACCGGAGAGAAACACTATGAATGCAATGAATGTGGGAAGGCTTTCACAAGAAAATCAGCACTCAGGATGCATCAGAGAAtccacacaggagagaaaccttatgTATGCGCTGACTGTGGGAAGGCCTTCATCCAGAAATCACATTTCAACacacatcagagaattcatactggagaaaaaccgTATGAATGCAGTGACTGCGGGAAATCCTTCACTAAGAAGTCACAACTCCATGTGCATCAAAGAATTCACACCGGAGAGAAACCCTATATATGTACGGAATGTGGAAAGGTCTTCACTCACAGGACAAACCTCACCACACATCAGAAAACTCATACTGGGGAAAAACCCTATATGTGTGCTGAATGTGGAAAGGCTTTTACTGACCAGTCAAATCTCATTAAACACCAGaaaactcacactggagagaaaccctataagTGCAACGGCTGTGGAAAAGCCTTCATATGGAAGTCACGCCTCAAAATACATCAGAAATCTCATATTGGAGAGAGACACTATGAATGCAAGGACTGCGGGAAAGCCTTCATCCAGAAATCAACACTAAGCGTGCATCAGAGAATccatacaggagagaaaccctacgTTTGTCCTGAATGCGGGAAGGCTTTTATCCAGAAATCGCACTTCATTGCGCATCATAGAATccatactggagagaagccttATGAATGCAGTGACTGTGGGAAATGCTTCACTAAGAAGTCACAACTCCATGTGCATCAGAAAATCCACACAGGTGAAAAGCCCAATATATGTGCTGAATGTGGAAAGGCCTTCACTGACCGATCAAATCTCATAACGCATCAGAAAATCCACGCTagggagaaaccctatgaatgcagTGACTGCGGGAAAACCTTCACCTGGAAGTCACGCCTCAATATACATCAGAAGTCTCATACTGGAGAAAGACACTATGAATGTAGTAAATGTGGGAAAGCTTTCATCCAGAAAGCCACACTAAGTATGCATCAGATAATTCATACAGGAAAGAAACCTTATGCTTGTACAGAATGTCAGAAGGCCTTTACTGACAGATCGAATCTCATTAAACACCATAAAACGCATAGTGGAGAAAAACGCTATAAAGCCAGTGACTGA
- the ZNF41 gene encoding zinc finger protein 41 isoform X3 has protein sequence MGTLPYGPRPWLQRDVAAHVSADHAALNRIVSLQASVSFEDVTVDFSREEWQHLDPAQRHLYWDVTLENYSHLLSVGYQVPKSEATFKLEQGEGPWMLEGEAPHQSCSGEAIGKMQQQGIPGGIFFHCERFDQPIGEDSLCSILEELWQDNDQLEQRQENQNNLLSHVKVLIKERGYEPKNIEKIIHVTTKLVPSIKGLHNCDTILKHTLNSHNHNRNSATKNLGKIFGNSNNFPRSPSSTKNENSKTGANSCEHDHYEKHLSHKQAPTHHQKIHPEEKLYVCTECVMGFTQKSHLFEHQRIHAGEKSRECDKSNKVFPQKPQVDVHPSVYTGEKPYLCTQCGKVFTLKSNLITHQKIHTGQKPYKCSECGKAFFQRSDLFRHLRIHTGEKPYECSECGKGFSQNSDLSIHQKTHTGEKHYECNECGKAFTRKSALRMHQRIHTGEKPYVCADCGKAFIQKSHFNTHQRIHTGEKPYECSDCGKSFTKKSQLHVHQRIHTGEKPYICTECGKVFTHRTNLTTHQKTHTGEKPYMCAECGKAFTDQSNLIKHQKTHTGEKPYKCNGCGKAFIWKSRLKIHQKSHIGERHYECKDCGKAFIQKSTLSVHQRIHTGEKPYVCPECGKAFIQKSHFIAHHRIHTGEKPYECSDCGKCFTKKSQLHVHQKIHTGEKPNICAECGKAFTDRSNLITHQKIHAREKPYECSDCGKTFTWKSRLNIHQKSHTGERHYECSKCGKAFIQKATLSMHQIIHTGKKPYACTECQKAFTDRSNLIKHHKTHSGEKRYKASD, from the exons TGCTGACCACGCTGCCTTGAACAGGATTGTGTCGTTACAGGCTTCAGTGTCATTTGAGGACGTGACTGTGGACTTCAGCAGGGAGGAGTGGCAGCACTTGGACCCTGCCCAGAGACACCTGTACTGGGATGTGACACTAGAGAACTACAGTCACCTGCTCTCAGTGG GGTACCAAGTTCCCAAGTCAGAGGCCACCTTCAAGTTGGAGCAAGGAGAGGGGCCATGGATGCTGGAGGGGGAAGCCCCACATCAGAGCTGTTCAG gtgaGGCTATTGGGAAAATGCAGCAACAGGGAATTCCTGGAGGAATTTTCTTCCACTGTGAGAGATTTGATCAACCCATAGGAGAAGATTCATTGTGTTCTATTTTAGAAGAACTGTGGCAAGATAATGACCAGCTAGAGCAACGTCAGGAAAACCAGAATAACCTTTTAAGTCATGTGAAAGTATTGATTAAGGAGAGGGGCTATGAacctaaaaacattgaaaaaataattcatgtgaCTACCAAGCTTGTTCCTTCAATTAAAGGACTCCATAACTGTGACACAATTTTGAAGCATACTTTAAACTCACATAATCATAATAGAAACAGTGCAACAAAGAACCTTGGCAAGATTTTTGGAAATAGTAACAATTTCCCCCGTAGCCCTTCCTCTACTAAGAATGAGAATTCTAAGACGGGAGCAAATTCCTGTGAACATGATCACTATGAAAAACATCTCAGCCACAAACAAGCTCCCACCCACCATCAGAAAATTCATCCTGAGGAGAAGCTTTATGTGTGTACTGAATGTGTAATGGGCTTCACTCAGAAGTCACATCTGTTTGAGCATCAGAGAATTCATGCTGGAGAAAAGTCCCGTGAATGTGACAAAAGCAACAAAGTCTTCCCCCAGAAACCCCAGGTTGATGTACATCCAAGTGTTTATACAGGAGAAAAACCCTATCTGTGTACTCAATGTGGGAAAGTCTTTACCCTCAAATCAAACCTCATTACACATCAGAAAATTCATACtgggcagaaaccctacaaatgcagtgaatgtggaaaagccttttTCCAGAGATCAGACCTCTTTAGACATCTGAGAATTCATACAGGAGAAAAACCTTATGAATGCAGTGAATGTGGAAAAGGCTTCTCCCAGAACTCAGACCTCAGTATACATCAGAAAACTCATACCGGAGAGAAACACTATGAATGCAATGAATGTGGGAAGGCTTTCACAAGAAAATCAGCACTCAGGATGCATCAGAGAAtccacacaggagagaaaccttatgTATGCGCTGACTGTGGGAAGGCCTTCATCCAGAAATCACATTTCAACacacatcagagaattcatactggagaaaaaccgTATGAATGCAGTGACTGCGGGAAATCCTTCACTAAGAAGTCACAACTCCATGTGCATCAAAGAATTCACACCGGAGAGAAACCCTATATATGTACGGAATGTGGAAAGGTCTTCACTCACAGGACAAACCTCACCACACATCAGAAAACTCATACTGGGGAAAAACCCTATATGTGTGCTGAATGTGGAAAGGCTTTTACTGACCAGTCAAATCTCATTAAACACCAGaaaactcacactggagagaaaccctataagTGCAACGGCTGTGGAAAAGCCTTCATATGGAAGTCACGCCTCAAAATACATCAGAAATCTCATATTGGAGAGAGACACTATGAATGCAAGGACTGCGGGAAAGCCTTCATCCAGAAATCAACACTAAGCGTGCATCAGAGAATccatacaggagagaaaccctacgTTTGTCCTGAATGCGGGAAGGCTTTTATCCAGAAATCGCACTTCATTGCGCATCATAGAATccatactggagagaagccttATGAATGCAGTGACTGTGGGAAATGCTTCACTAAGAAGTCACAACTCCATGTGCATCAGAAAATCCACACAGGTGAAAAGCCCAATATATGTGCTGAATGTGGAAAGGCCTTCACTGACCGATCAAATCTCATAACGCATCAGAAAATCCACGCTagggagaaaccctatgaatgcagTGACTGCGGGAAAACCTTCACCTGGAAGTCACGCCTCAATATACATCAGAAGTCTCATACTGGAGAAAGACACTATGAATGTAGTAAATGTGGGAAAGCTTTCATCCAGAAAGCCACACTAAGTATGCATCAGATAATTCATACAGGAAAGAAACCTTATGCTTGTACAGAATGTCAGAAGGCCTTTACTGACAGATCGAATCTCATTAAACACCATAAAACGCATAGTGGAGAAAAACGCTATAAAGCCAGTGACTGA
- the ZNF41 gene encoding zinc finger protein 41 isoform X6, which yields MMLSRASVSFEDVTVDFSREEWQHLDPAQRHLYWDVTLENYSHLLSVGYQVPKSEATFKLEQGEGPWMLEGEAPHQSCSGEAIGKMQQQGIPGGIFFHCERFDQPIGEDSLCSILEELWQDNDQLEQRQENQNNLLSHVKVLIKERGYEPKNIEKIIHVTTKLVPSIKGLHNCDTILKHTLNSHNHNRNSATKNLGKIFGNSNNFPRSPSSTKNENSKTGANSCEHDHYEKHLSHKQAPTHHQKIHPEEKLYVCTECVMGFTQKSHLFEHQRIHAGEKSRECDKSNKVFPQKPQVDVHPSVYTGEKPYLCTQCGKVFTLKSNLITHQKIHTGQKPYKCSECGKAFFQRSDLFRHLRIHTGEKPYECSECGKGFSQNSDLSIHQKTHTGEKHYECNECGKAFTRKSALRMHQRIHTGEKPYVCADCGKAFIQKSHFNTHQRIHTGEKPYECSDCGKSFTKKSQLHVHQRIHTGEKPYICTECGKVFTHRTNLTTHQKTHTGEKPYMCAECGKAFTDQSNLIKHQKTHTGEKPYKCNGCGKAFIWKSRLKIHQKSHIGERHYECKDCGKAFIQKSTLSVHQRIHTGEKPYVCPECGKAFIQKSHFIAHHRIHTGEKPYECSDCGKCFTKKSQLHVHQKIHTGEKPNICAECGKAFTDRSNLITHQKIHAREKPYECSDCGKTFTWKSRLNIHQKSHTGERHYECSKCGKAFIQKATLSMHQIIHTGKKPYACTECQKAFTDRSNLIKHHKTHSGEKRYKASD from the exons GCTTCAGTGTCATTTGAGGACGTGACTGTGGACTTCAGCAGGGAGGAGTGGCAGCACTTGGACCCTGCCCAGAGACACCTGTACTGGGATGTGACACTAGAGAACTACAGTCACCTGCTCTCAGTGG GGTACCAAGTTCCCAAGTCAGAGGCCACCTTCAAGTTGGAGCAAGGAGAGGGGCCATGGATGCTGGAGGGGGAAGCCCCACATCAGAGCTGTTCAG gtgaGGCTATTGGGAAAATGCAGCAACAGGGAATTCCTGGAGGAATTTTCTTCCACTGTGAGAGATTTGATCAACCCATAGGAGAAGATTCATTGTGTTCTATTTTAGAAGAACTGTGGCAAGATAATGACCAGCTAGAGCAACGTCAGGAAAACCAGAATAACCTTTTAAGTCATGTGAAAGTATTGATTAAGGAGAGGGGCTATGAacctaaaaacattgaaaaaataattcatgtgaCTACCAAGCTTGTTCCTTCAATTAAAGGACTCCATAACTGTGACACAATTTTGAAGCATACTTTAAACTCACATAATCATAATAGAAACAGTGCAACAAAGAACCTTGGCAAGATTTTTGGAAATAGTAACAATTTCCCCCGTAGCCCTTCCTCTACTAAGAATGAGAATTCTAAGACGGGAGCAAATTCCTGTGAACATGATCACTATGAAAAACATCTCAGCCACAAACAAGCTCCCACCCACCATCAGAAAATTCATCCTGAGGAGAAGCTTTATGTGTGTACTGAATGTGTAATGGGCTTCACTCAGAAGTCACATCTGTTTGAGCATCAGAGAATTCATGCTGGAGAAAAGTCCCGTGAATGTGACAAAAGCAACAAAGTCTTCCCCCAGAAACCCCAGGTTGATGTACATCCAAGTGTTTATACAGGAGAAAAACCCTATCTGTGTACTCAATGTGGGAAAGTCTTTACCCTCAAATCAAACCTCATTACACATCAGAAAATTCATACtgggcagaaaccctacaaatgcagtgaatgtggaaaagccttttTCCAGAGATCAGACCTCTTTAGACATCTGAGAATTCATACAGGAGAAAAACCTTATGAATGCAGTGAATGTGGAAAAGGCTTCTCCCAGAACTCAGACCTCAGTATACATCAGAAAACTCATACCGGAGAGAAACACTATGAATGCAATGAATGTGGGAAGGCTTTCACAAGAAAATCAGCACTCAGGATGCATCAGAGAAtccacacaggagagaaaccttatgTATGCGCTGACTGTGGGAAGGCCTTCATCCAGAAATCACATTTCAACacacatcagagaattcatactggagaaaaaccgTATGAATGCAGTGACTGCGGGAAATCCTTCACTAAGAAGTCACAACTCCATGTGCATCAAAGAATTCACACCGGAGAGAAACCCTATATATGTACGGAATGTGGAAAGGTCTTCACTCACAGGACAAACCTCACCACACATCAGAAAACTCATACTGGGGAAAAACCCTATATGTGTGCTGAATGTGGAAAGGCTTTTACTGACCAGTCAAATCTCATTAAACACCAGaaaactcacactggagagaaaccctataagTGCAACGGCTGTGGAAAAGCCTTCATATGGAAGTCACGCCTCAAAATACATCAGAAATCTCATATTGGAGAGAGACACTATGAATGCAAGGACTGCGGGAAAGCCTTCATCCAGAAATCAACACTAAGCGTGCATCAGAGAATccatacaggagagaaaccctacgTTTGTCCTGAATGCGGGAAGGCTTTTATCCAGAAATCGCACTTCATTGCGCATCATAGAATccatactggagagaagccttATGAATGCAGTGACTGTGGGAAATGCTTCACTAAGAAGTCACAACTCCATGTGCATCAGAAAATCCACACAGGTGAAAAGCCCAATATATGTGCTGAATGTGGAAAGGCCTTCACTGACCGATCAAATCTCATAACGCATCAGAAAATCCACGCTagggagaaaccctatgaatgcagTGACTGCGGGAAAACCTTCACCTGGAAGTCACGCCTCAATATACATCAGAAGTCTCATACTGGAGAAAGACACTATGAATGTAGTAAATGTGGGAAAGCTTTCATCCAGAAAGCCACACTAAGTATGCATCAGATAATTCATACAGGAAAGAAACCTTATGCTTGTACAGAATGTCAGAAGGCCTTTACTGACAGATCGAATCTCATTAAACACCATAAAACGCATAGTGGAGAAAAACGCTATAAAGCCAGTGACTGA